Part of the Streptomyces sp. WMMC500 genome is shown below.
CCACGTACTCACCCACACGGCCGGCGTGCCGGCGATGCCCCGCGGCGTCGGCCCCGGCGACCTGACCGACTGGTCACGGGTCTGCGCCGCGCTCGCCGACGCCGAACCACGGTGGCGCCCCGGGACCAGGACGGGATACCACTCGTTCACGTACGGCTTCCTCGTCGGCGAGGTCGCACGCCGGGCCACGGGCAAGCCGATGCGGCAACTCCTGCACGAGCGGGTCACCGTGCCCCTGGGCCTCGACGGCGACCTGTTCTTCGGCGTGCCCCCAAGCGACCTGGCAAGGCTGGCCCACCTCGAGGACGCCACACCGCCCCCTGCCCTCCCGCCCGACGGCGAGACCGTGCTCGCGCCCTGGGAGATGCGGCCGAGCGCGGCGATGGGCAACAGCCACGAGATCCTCCAGGCGGATATCCCGTCGGTCGGCACCTTCACCGCACGGGAGATCGCCGCCGTGCACGCCGCGGCCCTCGACGGCCGGCTCATCGCCGCGGACCGGCTCGGGGAGCTGACCGCGGTGGCCTTCGAAGGCACCGACCAGGTCTTCGGCACCCCCGCGCGCCTGGCGCTGGGCTATCCGCTCGGCCGCATCAGCACGCGGCCGGAGGAGACACCCACCACCTTCGGCTGGGTCGGCG
Proteins encoded:
- a CDS encoding serine hydrolase domain-containing protein, producing MTRMPPLQQKVQGVLDELVGTGAETGLQVAVYHRGALVVDAVAGVADSRTGRAVTPRTPFFSFSAGKVMTSLIAHLLVGAGEVAYDTRVADLWPRFGTRGKETATLRHVLTHTAGVPAMPRGVGPGDLTDWSRVCAALADAEPRWRPGTRTGYHSFTYGFLVGEVARRATGKPMRQLLHERVTVPLGLDGDLFFGVPPSDLARLAHLEDATPPPALPPDGETVLAPWEMRPSAAMGNSHEILQADIPSVGTFTAREIAAVHAAALDGRLIAADRLGELTAVAFEGTDQVFGTPARLALGYPLGRISTRPEETPTTFGWVGGGGSYVYADTATGTSFALTKTRLTPHFATAQRLADLTTAELDPAA